The following coding sequences are from one Arthrobacter sp. PvP023 window:
- a CDS encoding DUF3100 domain-containing protein codes for MPHETKTTGGPVSALVDAPPSRSFRARPTLWLGMIALSTAVCAVAITIGTHKLQLGPAAIVLMPILWTVLIGGFLGVQKWKPIGGRARAVSTHLMDVSIVFFLAGLGTQIGPSLTKFTDIGPAILLQEVGHVVGTVILALPVAVALGLGRTAIGATWSIDRESYLAFAIQRFGVRSPEYRGVFAVWVLGSVFGAVFISLLAGLLGGLDFFDPRALALGLGLGSASMMLGGVGALSILYPEMAGEIMALAALSNLVTNIVGFYAGVFIALPMCQKLYRMWSRIFGRDDLGRRVRHSVPAGAAVGARAGSTGTALPGGALTDSGEASGTDTVDVNGIEADPTVVRTPRTWLIAFAATGVAGFLLNALGTGSAQTLDVVGILILLALTAIALVLAKLVPVVPSSIWVLALATIASATFLPIGPFVASATQHISVLFAGLPMIALIGMSLGRDVKALRSLSWKIIIVALMTFTASFVAAAAIAQVAFHF; via the coding sequence ATGCCCCACGAAACGAAGACCACAGGCGGCCCGGTATCCGCCTTAGTGGACGCGCCGCCCTCCCGTTCTTTCCGTGCCCGGCCCACCCTGTGGCTCGGGATGATCGCGCTCTCCACAGCCGTCTGTGCCGTGGCCATTACAATCGGCACCCACAAGTTGCAGCTCGGTCCGGCCGCAATCGTCCTCATGCCCATCCTGTGGACCGTGCTCATCGGCGGATTCCTCGGGGTCCAGAAGTGGAAGCCGATCGGAGGGCGTGCCCGTGCGGTGTCCACACACCTGATGGATGTATCCATCGTTTTCTTCCTGGCAGGCCTCGGGACCCAAATTGGCCCGTCGCTGACGAAGTTCACCGACATTGGCCCCGCCATACTCCTCCAGGAGGTCGGGCACGTGGTCGGCACCGTGATCCTGGCCCTGCCGGTGGCAGTCGCCCTTGGATTGGGCCGCACTGCAATCGGCGCCACCTGGTCGATCGACCGTGAGTCCTACCTTGCCTTCGCCATCCAGCGCTTCGGCGTCCGCTCCCCCGAGTACCGCGGTGTCTTCGCAGTGTGGGTGCTGGGCAGTGTATTCGGCGCCGTGTTCATCTCCCTGCTCGCCGGTCTTCTCGGCGGACTGGACTTCTTTGATCCCCGCGCCCTCGCGTTGGGCCTGGGACTGGGGTCCGCTTCCATGATGCTCGGGGGCGTCGGCGCCCTGTCCATCCTCTACCCCGAGATGGCCGGTGAGATCATGGCCCTCGCAGCGCTATCCAACCTCGTGACCAACATCGTCGGCTTCTACGCCGGCGTCTTTATCGCGTTGCCGATGTGCCAGAAGCTCTACAGGATGTGGTCCCGCATCTTCGGCCGGGACGACCTCGGCCGACGCGTCCGCCACAGTGTCCCCGCTGGCGCTGCAGTAGGCGCCCGGGCGGGCAGCACGGGCACGGCGCTCCCGGGAGGGGCATTGACCGACTCCGGAGAGGCGTCTGGCACCGACACCGTGGACGTCAACGGAATCGAAGCGGATCCCACAGTTGTCCGGACACCCAGGACGTGGCTGATCGCATTCGCAGCGACCGGAGTGGCCGGTTTCCTGCTGAACGCCCTCGGCACCGGTTCAGCACAAACGTTGGACGTCGTCGGCATCCTTATCCTGCTGGCTCTCACAGCGATCGCGCTGGTACTCGCGAAGCTCGTCCCGGTTGTCCCGTCCAGTATCTGGGTGCTGGCCCTGGCCACCATTGCCTCCGCGACGTTCCTGCCCATCGGCCCCTTCGTCGCCTCCGCCACCCAGCACATCAGCGTCCTCTTCGCGGGCCTGCCCATGATCGCCCTGATCGGCATGTCACTGGGCCGGGACGTGAAGGCGCTGCGCTCACTGAGCTGGAAGATCATCATCGTCGCCCTGATGACGTTCACGGCGAGCTTCGTCGCCGCGGCAGCGATTGCACAGGTTGCCTTCCACTTCTAG
- a CDS encoding amidohydrolase family protein yields MYTKISARYVLGFDGTRHTLIADGEVVFEGDSIIFVGRNYEGPVDEERDFGQSLVMPGLIDLDALADIDHLILDSWPSPDVAAGHLWSDDYFANRRRDVFTPSERATIREFALAQLALHGITTYMPIASEIHSSWAEGFDELVDMAETSRRIGLRGYLGPAYRSGVHVTTAAGSREVHFDEARGLAGLSDAERFIDHAAGLEDPLVTGVLLPCRIETLSENLMRETARIARDRDAIVRLHCLQSPLEDELLQRSAGHGVLELLESTGLFGTRLLIPHGVVINGKDPAASASGGPLDMLARHGVSVVHCPLTSFRYQKQLVSFDRFRKAGINLCLGTDSFPPDLVRGMDVGMHLTRMVEERPDAGTLADYFDAATLGGARALGRPDLGRLAPGMQADITVVSLGHFGDGVVEDPLRTLVLNGTARQVTDTFVAGRPVVVGGALPGVDLDALRAEGQRLFDEMRAAYSVRDVRLRKPDELFPPTYPRAEIARPVAVP; encoded by the coding sequence TTGTACACGAAGATCTCGGCCCGGTACGTTCTGGGGTTCGACGGAACGCGGCACACGCTCATCGCGGATGGCGAAGTCGTCTTCGAAGGAGATTCCATCATCTTCGTGGGCCGAAACTATGAGGGCCCGGTCGATGAGGAACGCGACTTTGGCCAGAGCCTGGTGATGCCCGGACTGATCGACCTGGATGCCCTCGCCGACATCGACCACCTCATCCTGGACTCGTGGCCCTCGCCTGATGTCGCCGCCGGCCACCTGTGGTCGGATGACTACTTCGCCAACCGCCGCCGGGACGTGTTCACGCCGTCGGAACGCGCCACCATCCGCGAATTCGCCCTTGCCCAACTCGCCCTGCACGGGATTACCACCTACATGCCGATCGCCTCCGAGATCCACAGTTCCTGGGCCGAAGGCTTCGACGAACTGGTCGACATGGCAGAGACCAGCCGACGGATCGGACTGCGGGGCTACCTCGGCCCCGCCTACCGTTCCGGGGTCCACGTCACCACTGCCGCAGGCAGCCGCGAGGTCCACTTCGACGAGGCCCGGGGGCTTGCGGGCCTGAGCGACGCTGAGCGTTTCATCGACCACGCCGCCGGCCTCGAAGACCCCCTCGTCACTGGGGTATTGCTGCCGTGCCGCATCGAGACGCTGTCCGAAAACCTCATGCGGGAGACGGCGAGGATCGCCCGGGACCGGGACGCAATTGTCCGGCTCCACTGCCTCCAGTCGCCCCTCGAGGACGAGCTCCTGCAGCGTTCAGCCGGACACGGTGTCCTGGAACTCCTCGAATCCACCGGCCTGTTCGGCACCCGCCTTCTCATTCCGCACGGGGTGGTGATCAACGGCAAGGACCCCGCCGCGTCGGCTTCCGGAGGCCCGCTGGACATGCTGGCCCGGCACGGCGTCAGCGTTGTCCACTGCCCGCTGACCTCGTTCCGCTACCAGAAACAGCTTGTTTCGTTCGACCGCTTCCGCAAGGCCGGAATCAACCTGTGCCTGGGTACGGACTCCTTCCCGCCGGACCTTGTGCGGGGCATGGACGTCGGCATGCACCTGACCCGGATGGTTGAGGAGAGGCCGGATGCCGGGACCCTGGCCGACTACTTCGACGCCGCGACCCTCGGCGGCGCACGAGCCCTCGGCCGGCCTGACCTGGGGAGGTTGGCGCCCGGCATGCAAGCCGACATCACGGTGGTCTCCCTGGGCCACTTCGGCGACGGCGTCGTCGAAGACCCGCTGCGCACCCTCGTGCTCAACGGGACGGCGCGCCAGGTGACCGACACCTTCGTTGCCGGGCGTCCCGTGGTGGTCGGCGGTGCCCTGCCCGGCGTTGACCTTGACGCGCTACGGGCTGAGGGGCAGCGGCTGTTCGACGAGATGCGGGCCGCCTACTCGGTTCGGGACGTCCGTCTCCGGAAGCCCGACGAGCTGTTCCCGCCCACCTATCCGCGCGCGGAAATCGCAAGGCCGGTTGCTGTCCCGTAG
- a CDS encoding amidohydrolase family protein, with translation MCLHDHTPAALPPAAVPRRGILAGAAALAGISVASLAAQLGSAPAAKAEGNASSPGYPGRPASPQPMIIEGGTIVDPRTGDAVADGVLVLEGGKVTAVGSREETRRAVAALAGRARTVNAAGRFVLPGLIDVHVHANALADARAILQGGATSVRSGSSSFYQDVALAALPAWAAGASPRMSPAGLFISPELGDSLLADPDLAPLASLSGGVTEPSDLAYLTRINLKRGAQVIKTRANPRAGLPEQDPRELVYTYDQLSAVVKAAGKAGVLCHAYSAEGIDGAVRAGVRSIEHGVFVTEETISRMARRGTYFTPTMDAITGMAGSPNPILAARGKEYTPIIKAAVKAAHEAGVTIVAGTDSFGSDVTPIGTEVRLLAEAGLSPLEALRAATVNAAALLGWGESAGRLVRGSFADAVIVDSDPLTSASAMEQIRAVVAQGVLVRNEL, from the coding sequence ATGTGCCTGCACGATCACACCCCTGCCGCCCTGCCTCCCGCTGCGGTTCCACGCCGCGGCATCCTCGCCGGGGCGGCTGCCCTGGCCGGAATCTCAGTGGCAAGCCTTGCTGCCCAGCTTGGAAGTGCCCCGGCCGCGAAGGCGGAGGGCAATGCGTCCAGTCCCGGCTACCCCGGCCGGCCCGCTTCACCGCAGCCCATGATCATCGAGGGCGGCACCATAGTGGATCCCAGGACCGGCGACGCCGTGGCAGACGGGGTCCTTGTGCTGGAAGGCGGCAAGGTCACCGCTGTCGGCAGCCGGGAGGAGACACGGCGTGCCGTGGCCGCGCTTGCAGGACGCGCCCGCACGGTGAATGCCGCCGGGCGCTTTGTCCTCCCCGGCCTCATCGACGTGCATGTCCATGCCAACGCGCTGGCCGATGCACGGGCCATCCTGCAGGGCGGCGCGACCAGCGTCAGGAGCGGCTCGAGCAGCTTCTACCAGGACGTCGCCCTCGCCGCCCTCCCCGCCTGGGCCGCCGGCGCCTCGCCCCGGATGAGCCCGGCAGGGCTGTTCATTTCACCCGAGCTGGGGGACTCGCTCCTTGCAGACCCGGACCTTGCACCACTCGCATCCCTGTCCGGGGGAGTCACCGAACCATCGGACCTTGCCTACCTCACGCGCATCAACCTTAAACGCGGCGCGCAGGTGATCAAGACCCGGGCCAACCCCCGTGCAGGGCTGCCGGAACAGGACCCCCGAGAACTCGTCTACACCTACGATCAGCTCTCTGCCGTGGTCAAGGCCGCAGGCAAAGCAGGGGTGCTGTGCCATGCCTACAGCGCGGAAGGGATTGACGGAGCAGTCCGGGCCGGTGTTCGGAGCATCGAGCACGGCGTCTTCGTCACCGAGGAGACCATTTCCCGGATGGCCCGCCGAGGGACTTACTTCACGCCCACCATGGATGCCATTACGGGCATGGCGGGCTCGCCCAATCCCATCCTCGCCGCCCGCGGCAAGGAATACACACCCATTATCAAAGCCGCCGTCAAAGCTGCCCATGAAGCCGGTGTGACCATCGTTGCCGGGACGGACTCTTTCGGATCCGACGTAACCCCGATTGGCACGGAAGTCCGTCTTCTTGCCGAGGCAGGGCTGTCTCCGCTGGAGGCGCTCAGGGCCGCGACGGTGAACGCCGCCGCCCTGCTCGGCTGGGGTGAAAGCGCGGGCCGTCTGGTGCGCGGTTCCTTCGCCGACGCCGTCATTGTGGACTCTGATCCTTTGACCAGCGCCTCGGCCATGGAACAAATCCGGGCTGTGGTGGCACAGGGGGTCCTTGTCCGGAACGAGCTCTGA
- a CDS encoding ornithine cyclodeaminase family protein, with the protein MTLILKASELQALADMPATIAAVERVFAGLSRGTAVQPAPDSLLLPSSDARFLPMAALSGAEELASVKLLADIPANRESSLPTQRSTIMLVSQLTGETLAILDGKVPTRVRTAAASAVATKLLARPSSTTLGLVGAGALAVAHVEAMLSVLPIEHVVVWSRSADTVAAFCAEISHHGLNITRAASVREVVEAADVLCTLTPAVEPLVKGEWFKPGLHVNAVGSRPRADHREIDSAGMVRARVFVDSLATARAKSGGLIIPVAEGVMGFEDVEAELGDVAAGTRPGRVSAEDVTLFNSVGIGLQDLAIGRLLYDAALNKGVGTRVALNN; encoded by the coding sequence ATGACCCTGATTCTTAAGGCCTCCGAGCTCCAGGCCCTGGCCGATATGCCCGCGACGATTGCCGCCGTCGAACGCGTTTTTGCCGGCCTCAGCCGGGGCACCGCTGTCCAGCCGGCGCCGGACTCCCTCCTCCTGCCCTCGTCGGACGCGAGGTTCCTGCCGATGGCAGCACTGTCCGGCGCCGAGGAACTGGCATCCGTGAAACTGCTGGCGGACATCCCCGCGAATCGGGAGTCCAGCCTCCCCACGCAACGGTCCACGATCATGCTCGTCTCCCAGCTGACCGGCGAAACCCTGGCCATCCTGGACGGCAAAGTACCCACACGGGTCCGGACTGCCGCCGCCAGCGCCGTGGCGACGAAGCTGCTCGCGAGGCCAAGCAGCACAACCCTGGGGCTGGTCGGGGCAGGTGCCCTGGCGGTGGCCCATGTGGAAGCCATGTTGTCCGTCCTTCCGATCGAACACGTGGTGGTGTGGTCACGTTCCGCGGACACGGTCGCCGCCTTCTGCGCCGAAATATCCCATCACGGCCTGAACATCACGCGGGCTGCCAGCGTCCGGGAAGTGGTGGAGGCTGCCGATGTGCTGTGCACCCTCACGCCGGCCGTTGAGCCTCTGGTTAAAGGTGAGTGGTTCAAGCCCGGGCTGCACGTCAACGCCGTCGGATCCCGTCCCCGCGCTGACCACCGGGAGATAGATTCGGCGGGTATGGTGAGGGCGAGGGTCTTCGTGGACAGCCTGGCCACGGCCAGGGCAAAATCCGGCGGGCTCATCATCCCGGTGGCCGAAGGTGTGATGGGCTTTGAGGACGTGGAAGCCGAACTTGGTGACGTGGCTGCCGGGACACGACCAGGCCGCGTCAGTGCTGAGGACGTAACCTTGTTCAATTCGGTAGGTATCGGTCTGCAGGACCTTGCCATCGGGCGGCTCCTGTACGACGCTGCGCTCAACAAGGGCGTTGGCACCCGGGTGGCGCTGAATAACTGA
- a CDS encoding GntR family transcriptional regulator, producing the protein MTVQAESPASSSDTARARIRELIISGDFAPGSRLRERELSQTLAVSRVPVREALQQLEAEGFIDTSPRRGATVKQITLRDVNELFDVRLSLEVLAARLAAQAAAKGQSSSRLQHMMDQAEEATLRHDHEQIPLSNTALHAEIVAMGGNSLLEYSMKPLLGRMQWLFTLTGHRDPQVQCAEHLSLCKAIYDGKAELAAALAFAHVELGREPSLQGLAGRLPES; encoded by the coding sequence ATGACGGTCCAAGCGGAATCTCCCGCGTCCTCGTCTGACACGGCCCGGGCGCGGATCCGGGAACTGATCATTTCAGGCGACTTCGCTCCGGGGTCCCGGCTCAGGGAACGTGAGCTGTCCCAGACCTTGGCCGTTTCCCGGGTACCCGTCCGGGAAGCCCTCCAGCAGCTCGAAGCCGAAGGCTTCATTGACACGTCCCCCCGGCGTGGTGCCACCGTCAAGCAGATCACCCTGCGCGACGTCAACGAACTCTTTGATGTGCGGCTCAGCCTGGAAGTCCTCGCCGCACGCCTCGCTGCCCAAGCCGCGGCAAAGGGTCAGTCGTCGTCGCGGCTGCAGCACATGATGGACCAGGCGGAAGAAGCAACCCTGCGCCACGACCACGAGCAGATACCGCTCAGCAATACGGCCCTGCATGCAGAGATCGTAGCGATGGGGGGCAACTCGCTGCTGGAGTACTCCATGAAGCCGCTGCTGGGCCGGATGCAGTGGCTGTTCACCCTGACCGGACACCGTGACCCGCAGGTGCAGTGCGCTGAGCACCTGAGCCTGTGCAAGGCCATCTACGACGGCAAGGCGGAACTGGCAGCGGCGTTGGCCTTCGCGCATGTGGAGCTGGGCCGCGAGCCGTCGCTCCAAGGACTGGCCGGGCGCCTGCCCGAGAGCTGA
- a CDS encoding DUF3100 domain-containing protein, whose translation MSTTKTARIDKAGTKLTIPIAALALVIAVAVQFIGQAKIDVGIGAIIIFPMVWGLIVGLLVSIQKFKPLGLDLQRVAAALVGVAVLLLVARLAFNIGPSLPSLIKAGPALLLQEVGHLLGTIVLALPLAVLLRMGKATVGATFSLDREPSFAMVSEKYGPDSDQYRGVLAMYVFGTLFGAVFITLLTSLVANWKIFDPLALAMGAGVGSGSMMAASAASIVAAYPADQEAILGMAAVSNLITTVLGVYVGIYIALPLADRFYKALTRKQTAREAAAVTAGAPAERSAADIDREAAQAEENRLFRERVAESSAAIKLPLWLSLSVLTVLGIATASVAAKGFSLTIVAGYAIMLALVLVSIALAKVTRKISAIVFITTIGAYISSPWFFGAEALNAAVKTVDFLSIATVMLTLAGLSLGKDIPLLKNIGWKIIPVGLVAITASFLLSTVIAEFALGLWH comes from the coding sequence ATGAGCACCACCAAAACAGCGCGGATAGATAAGGCCGGCACCAAGCTGACCATCCCCATTGCCGCCCTGGCCCTGGTGATCGCCGTCGCGGTCCAGTTCATCGGCCAGGCCAAGATCGACGTCGGAATCGGCGCCATCATCATCTTCCCCATGGTGTGGGGCCTCATTGTGGGCCTGCTCGTCTCCATCCAGAAATTCAAGCCGCTGGGCCTTGACCTCCAGCGCGTTGCGGCCGCCCTGGTGGGCGTCGCCGTACTGCTGCTGGTGGCCCGGCTGGCGTTCAACATTGGGCCCAGCCTCCCCAGCCTCATCAAGGCCGGGCCGGCGCTGCTCCTCCAGGAGGTAGGCCACCTGCTGGGCACCATCGTGCTGGCACTCCCCCTGGCCGTCCTGCTCCGGATGGGCAAGGCAACTGTGGGTGCCACCTTCTCCCTGGACCGGGAACCGTCGTTTGCCATGGTCTCGGAAAAGTACGGGCCGGATTCGGACCAGTACCGCGGCGTGCTGGCCATGTACGTTTTCGGCACCCTGTTCGGAGCCGTGTTCATCACCCTCCTCACCTCGTTGGTGGCCAACTGGAAGATCTTCGATCCGCTGGCCCTGGCGATGGGCGCCGGCGTGGGTTCCGGGTCCATGATGGCGGCCTCCGCGGCCAGCATCGTCGCCGCCTACCCGGCCGACCAGGAAGCCATCCTGGGCATGGCAGCGGTGTCCAACCTGATCACCACCGTCCTGGGCGTCTACGTCGGCATCTACATTGCCCTTCCGCTGGCCGACCGTTTCTACAAGGCGCTCACCCGGAAGCAGACAGCCCGCGAAGCCGCCGCCGTCACGGCGGGCGCCCCCGCCGAGCGCAGCGCCGCCGACATCGACCGCGAGGCAGCACAGGCCGAGGAAAACCGCCTGTTCCGCGAGCGCGTCGCTGAATCCTCGGCAGCCATCAAGCTCCCGTTGTGGCTGTCCCTGTCGGTCCTGACGGTCCTCGGTATCGCCACGGCTTCCGTGGCGGCCAAGGGGTTCAGCCTGACCATTGTGGCCGGGTACGCCATCATGCTGGCCCTGGTGCTGGTCAGCATTGCCCTGGCGAAGGTCACCCGGAAGATCTCGGCGATCGTTTTCATCACCACCATCGGCGCGTACATCTCCAGCCCCTGGTTCTTCGGGGCAGAGGCGCTCAACGCCGCGGTCAAGACGGTGGACTTCCTGTCCATCGCCACGGTCATGCTGACGCTGGCGGGCCTGTCGCTGGGCAAGGACATCCCGCTGCTGAAGAACATCGGCTGGAAGATCATCCCGGTGGGCCTGGTGGCCATCACGGCTTCCTTCCTGCTCTCCACCGTGATTGCAGAGTTCGCCCTGGGGCTCTGGCACTGA
- a CDS encoding amidohydrolase, protein MELTDSSPALATLRGALADGVENWKPRVQELAREIHDLQEISFEEVRSAEAAAALLAEGGFEVERGTGGLPTAFTASAGSGELTVALCVEYDALPDIGHACGHNLIAGASVAAALALQPYVDELGITLKAIGTPAEEHGGGKALMLERGAFDGVGLALMVHPVQDGLTYNPAGTSAQAVGRYKATFTGKAAHAAAAPHLGVNAADAAVLSQVAIGLLRQQIPADHRIACFVEEAGHVTNIIPERAVVQFECRAFTLPEYDALHQRVRRCFEGAALATGTTLVIEEAEPLYEPLLQDDALAAHWADAMEVFGKDISRSSGLSGGSTDMGNISQVIPSLHPWLSIPGADVPIHSHAFAALADSPEAYGVMFEAATALAWTVAAAASTPAQRERFIKAAYRRRTFTQEGTS, encoded by the coding sequence ATGGAACTGACAGACTCAAGCCCCGCTCTGGCGACGCTCCGCGGCGCCCTCGCGGACGGCGTCGAAAACTGGAAACCCCGCGTCCAGGAATTGGCCAGGGAGATCCACGACCTCCAGGAGATCTCCTTCGAGGAGGTCCGTTCCGCCGAGGCGGCAGCGGCGCTGCTGGCCGAAGGCGGCTTCGAGGTGGAACGCGGCACCGGCGGGCTCCCCACAGCGTTCACCGCGAGCGCGGGCAGCGGCGAACTGACCGTGGCGCTGTGCGTGGAATACGATGCGCTCCCGGACATCGGGCACGCCTGCGGGCACAACCTGATCGCGGGCGCATCAGTGGCCGCCGCGTTGGCCCTGCAACCGTACGTGGATGAGCTGGGCATCACGCTGAAGGCCATCGGAACCCCGGCCGAGGAGCATGGCGGCGGCAAGGCGCTCATGCTGGAGCGGGGAGCGTTCGACGGCGTCGGTCTCGCTTTGATGGTCCATCCCGTCCAGGACGGGCTGACCTACAACCCCGCCGGCACCAGTGCGCAGGCCGTGGGCCGGTACAAGGCGACGTTCACGGGAAAGGCCGCACACGCGGCAGCGGCGCCGCACCTGGGCGTGAACGCCGCGGACGCGGCCGTGCTGAGCCAGGTGGCCATCGGACTGCTCCGCCAGCAGATCCCCGCTGACCACCGCATCGCCTGCTTCGTTGAGGAGGCCGGACACGTCACCAACATCATTCCGGAACGGGCGGTGGTCCAGTTTGAATGCCGGGCCTTCACGCTGCCGGAATACGATGCGCTGCACCAGCGCGTCCGCCGCTGTTTCGAGGGTGCGGCGCTGGCCACCGGAACAACGCTGGTCATCGAGGAGGCAGAACCCCTCTACGAGCCCCTCCTCCAGGACGATGCCCTGGCTGCGCACTGGGCTGATGCGATGGAGGTGTTCGGCAAGGACATCTCCCGTTCGTCGGGCCTCAGCGGCGGCTCCACCGACATGGGCAACATCTCCCAGGTCATCCCGTCGCTGCATCCGTGGCTGAGCATCCCGGGTGCCGACGTCCCCATCCACTCGCATGCGTTCGCCGCGCTTGCCGACTCCCCCGAGGCGTACGGGGTGATGTTCGAGGCAGCCACCGCGCTGGCCTGGACCGTCGCCGCCGCAGCCTCAACCCCCGCCCAAAGAGAACGCTTCATCAAAGCGGCATACCGCCGTCGTACTTTCACCCAGGAAGGCACATCATGA
- a CDS encoding aldehyde dehydrogenase has product MSIITAPTSSSAATARTVLDAAFPAGLGAFLDGRVVAGSGEGITLTAAATGEAFATYADPGTEGANAILESSTAGAAAWGKMNGFERAGILRNVSRVVEAHGEELAILESATTGKPIRDARVEAAKVAEMFGYYAGWADKLTGLTIPVPGPWHTYTERVPWGVVVAITPWNAPLFTAGWNSAAPLAAGNAVIIKPSEFTPASSVRLAQLAHEAGLPAGVFNVAAGLGQTVGAALTTDRRVGKISFIGSVPTGRRVAVAAAQAGIPALLELGGKSANIVFADADLERAADGAISAIFSGAGQSCVAGSRLLVERSVHAQFIELVADRAARLRVGDPLSADTEVGPIITAQQFATVNTLIEAGMHDGGRRVTGAALPDALAGSALSGGHWVMPTLLDGVTPANRLETTEVFGPVVGADAFDTEAEAIARANNTSFGLAGAVWTSDISRAHHIAREVKAGTFWINSYKTIHVAVPFGGFGDSGHGRSSGPGVLDEYTQTKAVWVPTRSAGSPFPSLSY; this is encoded by the coding sequence TTGAGCATCATCACAGCACCTACCTCCTCCTCGGCGGCCACCGCCCGGACCGTCCTCGACGCAGCCTTTCCGGCCGGCCTGGGCGCTTTCCTTGACGGCCGCGTTGTCGCCGGCAGCGGCGAGGGCATCACGCTCACCGCGGCGGCCACCGGCGAAGCTTTTGCCACCTACGCGGACCCCGGCACCGAGGGTGCCAACGCCATCCTGGAAAGCTCGACGGCGGGCGCGGCAGCCTGGGGCAAGATGAACGGCTTCGAACGGGCAGGCATCCTGCGCAACGTCAGCCGCGTCGTGGAAGCACACGGCGAGGAACTTGCCATCCTCGAGTCCGCCACCACCGGCAAACCCATCCGCGACGCCCGCGTCGAAGCCGCCAAAGTGGCTGAAATGTTCGGCTACTACGCGGGCTGGGCAGACAAGCTGACGGGCCTCACCATCCCGGTCCCCGGCCCGTGGCACACCTACACCGAACGCGTCCCGTGGGGCGTCGTCGTCGCCATCACGCCTTGGAACGCCCCCCTGTTTACGGCGGGCTGGAACTCGGCCGCCCCGCTGGCCGCCGGCAATGCCGTGATCATCAAGCCCAGCGAATTCACTCCGGCATCCTCGGTCCGGCTCGCCCAGCTGGCGCACGAAGCGGGGCTGCCGGCAGGCGTTTTCAACGTGGCGGCAGGGCTGGGCCAGACCGTGGGCGCGGCCCTCACCACGGACCGGCGCGTGGGCAAGATCAGCTTCATCGGTTCCGTCCCCACCGGCCGGCGCGTGGCTGTTGCGGCTGCGCAGGCCGGGATTCCCGCCCTGCTGGAACTCGGCGGCAAAAGCGCGAACATCGTGTTCGCCGACGCGGACCTGGAGCGCGCCGCCGACGGCGCCATCTCGGCGATCTTCTCCGGCGCGGGGCAGTCATGCGTGGCCGGGTCTCGGCTCCTGGTGGAGCGGAGCGTGCACGCGCAGTTCATTGAGCTGGTGGCCGACCGTGCGGCGCGGCTGCGGGTGGGCGACCCGCTCAGCGCGGACACCGAGGTGGGTCCGATCATCACGGCCCAGCAGTTCGCCACGGTCAACACCCTCATCGAGGCAGGAATGCACGACGGCGGCCGCCGGGTCACCGGGGCGGCGCTTCCGGACGCCCTCGCCGGGTCCGCACTCTCCGGCGGGCACTGGGTCATGCCCACCCTGCTGGACGGCGTCACGCCCGCGAACCGCCTGGAAACCACGGAGGTGTTCGGCCCGGTGGTGGGCGCGGACGCGTTCGACACCGAAGCAGAGGCCATTGCCCGGGCCAACAACACCAGCTTCGGCCTGGCCGGGGCGGTGTGGACGTCCGACATTTCCCGCGCGCACCACATTGCCCGCGAGGTGAAGGCCGGCACCTTCTGGATCAACTCCTACAAGACCATCCACGTGGCCGTTCCGTTCGGCGGCTTCGGCGATTCCGGCCACGGCCGCTCGTCCGGCCCGGGCGTCCTGGACGAGTACACCCAGACGAAGGCGGTCTGGGTGCCCACGCGCTCAGCCGGCTCCCCCTTCCCGTCCCTGTCCTACTAA